In Tachypleus tridentatus isolate NWPU-2018 chromosome 7, ASM421037v1, whole genome shotgun sequence, a genomic segment contains:
- the LOC143255934 gene encoding acyl-CoA desaturase-like has protein sequence MAPKTPEVVTSAVPTSKEEVKPEDLPLVWTNITIFIFLHATAIVGLYYAVTEPTWQGWVLGVVSSFCSGLGTTAGAHRLWSHRAYKAKLPLRILLMLFNSLACQNDIYEWSRDHRVHHKFSETTGDPHDINRGFFFAHMGWLMKKKHPDVITKGKTVDCSDLLKDPVIRFQRKFYVPLAFFCGFFIPSFIPVYFWNERIWFAFITNGILRYVVTLHFTWLINSAAHWRGNKPYNRFMTAVENIHVTWWALGEGFHNYHHTFPQDYATSEYGWKRNFTCMFIDVMAILGQAYDLKSVPKEVVEKTKLKTGDGTTTFGPSVEELKKIKQH, from the exons ATGGCTCCCAAGACACCAGAAGTAGTGACGAGTGCTGTACCTACATCAAAAGAAGAGGTAAAACCAGAAGACTTGCCTCTGGTTTGGACGAATATTACCATATTCATTTTCTTGCATGCCACAGCTATTGTAGGACTATATTACGCTGTAACTGAACCCACGTGGCAAGGATGGGTACTTG GGGTCGTTTCTTCATTCTGTTCAGGCCTTGGAACAACCGCTGGTGCGCACAGACTTTGGTCTCATCGAGCTTACAAAGCCAAACTTCCACTTCGAATTCTACTAATGCTATTTAACTCCTTAGCTTGTCAG AACGATATTTATGAATGGTCACGTGATCATCGGGTTCACCACAAGTTTTCAGAAACCACTGGTGATCCCCATGACATTAACCGAGGATTCTTCTTCGCTCATATGGGATGGCTGATGAAGAAAAAACATCCGGATGTGATAACAAAGGGAAAGACGGTTGACTGCAGCGATCTGCTCAAGGATCCAGTGATCCGCTTTCAACGCAA GTTCTACGTACCTCTAGCCTTTTTTTGTGGTTTCTTCATACCCAGTTTCATACCCGTGTATTTTTGGAATGAGAGAATATGGTTTGCTTTCATAACTAATGGTATTCTCCGCTACGTCGTAACACTTCATTTCACGTGGCTCATCAACAGTGCTGCCCACTGGCGAGGAAACAAGCCCTACAATCGGTTCATGACCGCAGTTGAAAACATTCACGTGACATGGTGGGCTCTAGGAGAAGGTTTCCATAACTACCACCATACCTTTCCTCAAGACTATGCCACCAGCGAGTATGGCTGGAAGCGCAATTTCACGTGCATGTTCATCGATGTTATGGCCATCCTTGGACAGGCTTATGATCTGAAAAGTGTACCGAAAGAAGTTgtggaaaaaacaaaactaaaaactggTGATGGAACAACAACGTTCGGACCATCTGTAGAAGAgctgaagaaaataaaacagcacTAG